In one window of Buchnera aphidicola (Cavariella theobaldi) DNA:
- the lysS gene encoding lysine--tRNA ligase: MTQDKSINADNNQNEIRKKKLIDMKKNGFSFPNQFKKNMSLQDIRKKYENKTIVELKKLNINFSIAGRMIQKRIMGQATFFTLQEMHSTIQLYIKDHKDHKDHKKNYKKWDIGDILSATGTLFKTKTGELSIFCSEINILTKSLKPLPDKFHGLANQEKRYRQRYLDLISNKKLFHLFKKRSDIIIKIRNFMIEKNFLEVETPMLQNMPGGAVARPFITYHNELNMNMYLRVAPELYLKQLVIGGFERIFELNRNFRNEGISARHNPEFTMMEAYMAYSNYKDMIKIIEELCQNIAMFLFKKNTVKYHKYLLDFKKPFCQLSMTDAILKFYPEIHANELKDIKKIKNIAKKMGILTYDEWTLGKIQNEIFEKNIEKKLIQPTFITHYPVEVSPLARRNDLNHNVTDRFELFIAGYEIANGFSELNDVEDQKNRFLKQITTLKNEKNKCLFYDKDYIEALKYGLPPTSGMGIGIDRLIMIFTNQTSIRDVILFPTLRSIE; encoded by the coding sequence ATGACACAAGATAAGAGCATTAATGCTGATAATAATCAAAACGAAATCAGAAAAAAAAAGTTAATTGACATGAAAAAAAATGGATTTTCTTTTCCTAATCAATTTAAAAAAAATATGTCATTACAAGACATACGCAAAAAATATGAAAATAAAACAATTGTAGAACTTAAAAAATTAAATATAAATTTTTCTATTGCTGGTCGTATGATACAAAAACGTATTATGGGACAAGCAACTTTTTTTACATTACAAGAGATGCACAGTACTATACAGCTGTATATAAAAGACCATAAAGATCATAAAGATCATAAAAAAAATTATAAAAAATGGGATATAGGAGATATATTAAGCGCAACAGGTACTTTATTTAAAACAAAAACAGGAGAATTATCTATTTTTTGCAGCGAGATAAACATCCTAACAAAATCTTTAAAACCATTACCAGATAAATTTCATGGTTTAGCAAATCAAGAAAAGCGTTATAGACAAAGATATCTAGATTTAATAAGTAATAAAAAATTATTTCATCTCTTCAAAAAAAGATCTGATATTATCATAAAAATTAGAAATTTTATGATAGAAAAAAATTTTTTAGAGGTTGAAACACCGATGTTACAAAACATGCCGGGTGGAGCAGTAGCGCGCCCATTTATTACATATCATAATGAACTTAATATGAATATGTATTTAAGAGTTGCACCAGAACTATATCTTAAACAGCTAGTTATAGGTGGATTTGAGCGTATTTTTGAGCTTAATAGAAATTTTCGTAATGAAGGAATATCTGCTCGACATAATCCGGAATTTACTATGATGGAAGCTTATATGGCTTATTCCAATTATAAAGATATGATAAAAATCATAGAAGAATTATGTCAAAACATAGCTATGTTTCTTTTTAAAAAAAATACCGTAAAATATCATAAATATTTACTCGATTTTAAAAAGCCATTTTGCCAATTAAGTATGACGGATGCTATTCTAAAATTTTATCCAGAAATTCATGCGAATGAATTAAAAGATATAAAAAAAATAAAAAATATCGCAAAAAAAATGGGAATTCTTACTTATGATGAATGGACACTTGGTAAAATACAAAATGAAATTTTTGAAAAAAATATTGAAAAAAAACTTATTCAACCTACTTTTATTACTCATTATCCAGTTGAAGTATCTCCACTTGCAAGACGAAACGACTTAAATCATAATGTTACTGATAGATTTGAATTATTTATCGCAGGGTATGAAATAGCAAATGGATTTTCAGAATTAAATGATGTTGAAGATCAAAAAAATAGATTTTTAAAACAAATTACAACACTAAAAAATGAAAAAAATAAATGTTTATTTTATGATAAAGATTATATAGAAGCACTAAAATATGGCCTTCCTCCTACTTCAGGCATGGGTATAGGTATTGATCGATTAATTATGATTTTTACTAACCAAACTAGTATTCGTGATGTTATTTTATTCCCTACTCTCCGTTCAATTGAATAA
- the thyA gene encoding thymidylate synthase gives MKQYLMLMKKIIKHGNAKSDRTGTGTLSIFGYNIKIDLKKGFPLITTKKCHIPSIIHELLWFLKGDTNIKYLQDNKISIWNDWADKNGDLGPIYGKQWRRWCTAKGKNIDQINNILHQLNNEPNSRRILVSSWNPGEIHKMALPPCHVLFQFYVHKKTLSCQLYQRSCDVFLGLPFNIASYAILIHMIAQQCNLKIGHFLWTGGDVHLYKNHIELAKKQIQRIPRALPTLTIIRKAKSLFDYNIKDFKIEGYNAYPHIKAKISI, from the coding sequence ATGAAACAATACTTGATGTTAATGAAAAAAATCATTAAACATGGAAATGCAAAAAGCGATCGCACAGGAACGGGCACTTTATCAATTTTTGGATATAATATAAAAATTGATTTAAAGAAAGGTTTTCCGCTCATTACTACTAAAAAATGTCATATTCCATCAATTATTCATGAATTATTATGGTTTTTAAAAGGTGATACCAACATAAAATATTTACAAGATAACAAGATATCGATTTGGAATGATTGGGCAGATAAAAATGGTGATTTAGGTCCAATATACGGCAAACAATGGAGACGCTGGTGCACCGCAAAAGGAAAAAACATTGATCAAATAAATAACATATTACACCAATTAAATAATGAACCTAATTCTCGTAGAATTTTAGTCTCCAGTTGGAATCCCGGAGAAATACATAAAATGGCTTTACCACCTTGCCATGTATTATTTCAATTTTATGTCCATAAAAAAACATTAAGTTGTCAACTATATCAAAGATCTTGTGACGTATTTCTCGGATTGCCATTTAATATCGCTAGTTATGCAATATTAATACATATGATTGCTCAGCAATGTAATTTAAAAATTGGACATTTTTTATGGACAGGAGGTGATGTGCATTTATATAAAAATCATATTGAATTAGCTAAAAAACAAATACAAAGAATACCCAGAGCGCTACCTACACTGACTATCATTAGAAAAGCTAAATCATTATTTGACTATAATATTAAAGATTTTAAAATAGAAGGGTATAATGCATACCCACATATTAAAGCTAAAATATCTATCTAA
- the lysA gene encoding diaminopimelate decarboxylase: MPQLLTNTKNNLNIKNIKLLIHKYPSPFWIYDAHIIYKKINLLKKFDIIRFAQKSCSNTHILRLMRNNNVKIDAVSLGEIERALCAGFNPQNNEIVFTADLFDHETLSKIVNFKIPVNAGSLDMLEQLGQKSPGHHIWLRINPGFGYGHSKKTNTGGENSKHGIWNPYLALPIIHKYQLKLIGLHIHIGSGVNYEHLEKVCQSMINNALKINQKISYISAGGGLPIPYTFNEKPIDINKYFEIWNLAKKKISDCLNTKIELEIEPGRFLVAESGMLITQVRVVKKMGNKNFVLVDAGFNDLMRPAMYGSYHHISVIASNNRKIDEKNTIDTIVGGPLCESGDIFTQEEGGSVKTRKLPIIYVGDYLIFHDTGAYGSSMSSNYNTRPLIPEILLENKKFRMIRRRQTIQEILSLENNIEYN; the protein is encoded by the coding sequence ATGCCTCAGTTACTGACAAATACTAAAAATAATCTCAATATAAAAAATATAAAATTATTAATACATAAATACCCATCTCCATTCTGGATATATGATGCTCATATAATTTATAAAAAAATTAATTTATTAAAAAAATTTGATATTATTAGATTTGCACAAAAATCTTGCTCTAATACTCACATATTACGTTTAATGAGAAATAATAATGTCAAAATAGATGCAGTATCTTTAGGAGAAATCGAGCGGGCTTTATGTGCAGGATTTAATCCTCAAAATAATGAAATCGTTTTTACAGCAGATCTATTTGATCACGAAACTTTATCTAAAATAGTCAATTTTAAAATACCTGTAAATGCCGGCTCTTTAGATATGTTAGAACAACTAGGACAAAAATCTCCAGGTCATCATATTTGGTTAAGAATTAATCCTGGATTTGGTTATGGACACAGTAAAAAAACGAATACTGGTGGGGAGAATAGCAAACATGGAATTTGGAATCCTTATTTAGCATTACCTATTATTCATAAATACCAATTAAAATTAATAGGGTTACATATTCATATTGGTTCTGGTGTAAATTATGAGCATCTTGAAAAAGTATGCCAATCTATGATAAACAATGCATTAAAAATAAATCAAAAAATATCATATATTTCTGCTGGTGGAGGCTTACCAATACCTTATACATTTAACGAAAAACCCATTGATATCAATAAATACTTTGAGATATGGAATCTTGCTAAAAAAAAAATCTCTGATTGTTTAAATACAAAAATTGAATTAGAGATTGAACCTGGAAGGTTTTTAGTTGCTGAATCGGGCATGCTCATAACACAAGTAAGAGTAGTAAAAAAAATGGGTAATAAAAATTTTGTCTTGGTTGATGCTGGATTCAATGATTTAATGCGACCTGCTATGTATGGTAGTTATCATCATATTTCAGTCATAGCTTCAAATAATAGAAAAATAGATGAAAAAAATACTATCGATACTATTGTAGGCGGACCATTATGTGAATCTGGTGATATTTTTACGCAAGAAGAAGGGGGGTCGGTAAAAACGAGAAAGTTACCTATTATATATGTAGGTGATTATTTAATCTTTCATGACACAGGAGCGTATGGCTCTTCAATGTCATCGAATTATAATACTAGACCCTTAATTCCTGAAATATTATTAGAAAACAAAAAGTTTCGCATGATTAGAAGACGTCAAACGATTCAAGAAATATTAAGTCTAGAGAATAATATTGAATATAATTAA
- the lgt gene encoding prolipoprotein diacylglyceryl transferase — protein MYINFPHLNPVIFSIGPISAHWYGFMYLISFIFALWYRKKNNINNKLFSKKEEEILLYYVFLGACIGGRIGYIIFYHFLYFTNHILYIFEIWKGGMSFHGGLIGAIAVIFYFSLKYQKKFLEISDFIVPLIPFGLGAGRLGNFINGELWGRIALNIPFAMIFPQSRYEDIKLTKIYPQLQSLLHKYGSLPRHPSQLYEFFFEGVILFLIIYLFKKKNRPIGSVSGVFLISYGIFRIIIEFFREPDPQIGLFYNLITMGQILSAPMVITGLIIIIKSFHNTRKKRLI, from the coding sequence ATGTATATAAATTTCCCTCATTTAAATCCTGTTATTTTTTCTATTGGACCCATATCAGCACATTGGTATGGATTCATGTATCTTATTAGTTTTATCTTTGCACTATGGTATAGAAAAAAAAATAATATTAATAATAAACTATTCAGTAAAAAAGAAGAAGAAATATTGTTATATTATGTTTTTTTAGGAGCATGTATTGGAGGACGTATTGGATACATTATTTTCTATCATTTTTTATATTTTACGAACCATATATTGTATATATTTGAAATCTGGAAAGGCGGTATGTCATTTCATGGAGGTTTAATAGGGGCTATTGCTGTTATTTTTTATTTTTCTCTAAAATATCAAAAAAAATTTTTAGAAATATCTGATTTTATAGTGCCATTAATACCATTTGGATTAGGTGCTGGTAGATTAGGAAATTTTATCAATGGTGAATTATGGGGTCGTATTGCACTTAATATACCATTTGCCATGATATTTCCTCAATCAAGATATGAAGATATTAAATTGACAAAAATATATCCACAATTGCAATCATTATTACATAAGTACGGATCATTACCAAGACATCCTTCTCAATTATATGAATTTTTTTTTGAAGGTGTTATATTATTTTTAATTATTTATTTATTTAAAAAAAAAAATCGACCAATAGGTAGTGTGAGTGGTGTATTTTTAATTTCTTATGGTATATTTCGAATAATAATTGAATTTTTTAGAGAACCTGATCCTCAAATTGGATTATTTTATAATCTTATTACTATGGGGCAAATATTATCTGCACCCATGGTTATTACTGGATTGATTATTATTATAAAATCATTTCATAATACTAGAAAAAAACGGCTTATATAG
- the prfB gene encoding peptide chain release factor 2 (programmed frameshift) produces the protein MQEKKNITNQINQFIQRVKYLKRYLEYNKKRIRLKEINYELLSPNIWKIQKSIQKLNKEKSKLYFIVNNIKKVEKKINETIFFFRLSIEEKDSSILKDILLELTKIENKIKNIEFYSMFSRKNDNCNCYMDIQSGSGGTEAQDWAQMLLRMYLKWIEKKKFKTEIIAESSGEIVGIKSTTIKIFGKYAFGWLRTETGVHRLIRKSPFDSGKRRHTSFSSVFVYPDIDSPIFIDIDISDLRIDVYRSSGAGGQHVNKTESAVRITHLPTNVVTQCQNNRSQHKNKEQAMKQMKAKLYEIQKQKKQDEKKILEKTKSDITWGSQIRSYILDNSKVKDLRTGIEKNDVQSVLDGDLDDFIENSLKMGL, from the exons ATGCAAGAAAAAAAAAATATCACTAATCAAATAAATCAATTTATTCAACGTGTAAAATATTTAAAGAGGTATCTT GAATATAATAAAAAAAGAATACGTCTGAAAGAAATTAATTATGAATTACTATCACCTAATATTTGGAAAATACAAAAATCTATACAAAAATTAAATAAAGAAAAATCAAAATTGTATTTTATCGTAAATAATATTAAAAAAGTAGAAAAAAAAATAAATGAAACAATTTTTTTTTTCCGCTTGTCTATAGAAGAAAAAGATAGTTCTATCTTAAAGGATATTCTTCTCGAACTAACAAAAATAGAAAACAAAATAAAAAATATCGAATTTTATTCTATGTTTTCTAGAAAAAATGATAACTGTAATTGCTATATGGATATACAATCAGGATCAGGAGGAACAGAGGCTCAAGATTGGGCTCAAATGTTGCTTCGAATGTACTTAAAATGGATCGAGAAAAAAAAATTTAAAACAGAAATTATCGCAGAATCTTCGGGAGAAATAGTTGGTATCAAATCCACTACAATTAAAATATTTGGAAAATATGCTTTTGGATGGTTACGAACAGAAACCGGTGTTCATCGTTTAATTAGAAAAAGTCCTTTTGATTCAGGAAAAAGACGTCATACTTCATTTAGTTCTGTTTTTGTATATCCAGATATTGATAGCCCTATCTTTATTGATATTGATATATCTGATCTAAGAATAGATGTATATCGTTCTTCTGGTGCCGGAGGTCAACATGTTAATAAAACAGAATCGGCTGTGCGTATTACACATTTACCTACCAATGTTGTAACGCAATGTCAAAACAATCGTTCACAGCACAAAAATAAAGAACAAGCAATGAAACAAATGAAAGCTAAATTATATGAAATACAAAAACAAAAAAAACAAGATGAAAAAAAAATATTAGAAAAAACTAAATCTGATATTACATGGGGTAGTCAAATACGATCTTATATATTAGACAATTCAAAAGTAAAAGATTTACGTACTGGTATTGAAAAAAATGATGTCCAATCTGTATTAGATGGCGATTTGGATGATTTTATTGAAAATAGCTTAAAAATGGGATTATAA
- the corC gene encoding CNNM family magnesium/cobalt transport protein CorC (CorC(YbeX) belongs to the Cyclin M Mg2+ Exporter (CNNM) family, and was characterized as belonging to a set of three proteins, at least one of which must be present for CorA to function.), translating to MSDHSSKKRDKINRKGFFSILLNHMFHDEPKTREELLVLIRDAEQNSLIDQDTCDMLEGVMHIAKTKIKDIMIPRTQMITLKLNFHLNKCLDIIIKSAHSRFPVMSSDKNYVEGFLIAKDLLPFMRNSKGIFCIQKILRPVVVVPESKYVDIMLKEFRSKKNHMAVVIDEFGVISGLVTIEDILELIVGEIEDEYDNKENCNIRKLHKYTFSINALTEIKEFNDTFKTNFQNQEVDTIGGLVMKEFGHLPSHGDTININGYIFKISVVDSRKVIQLNVTIPENSDDIMLKK from the coding sequence ATGAGTGATCATTCTTCAAAAAAACGCGATAAAATTAATAGAAAAGGTTTTTTTTCTATTTTATTAAATCATATGTTTCATGATGAACCTAAAACCCGTGAAGAACTATTAGTTCTCATTCGTGATGCAGAACAGAATTCATTAATTGATCAAGACACATGTGACATGTTAGAAGGAGTTATGCATATTGCTAAAACAAAAATTAAAGATATTATGATTCCACGAACACAAATGATAACATTGAAATTAAATTTTCATTTAAACAAGTGTTTAGATATCATTATTAAATCTGCTCATTCAAGATTTCCGGTGATGAGTAGTGACAAAAATTATGTAGAAGGTTTTTTAATTGCTAAAGATTTATTGCCTTTTATGAGGAATTCAAAAGGTATTTTTTGTATTCAAAAAATATTAAGACCTGTAGTAGTTGTTCCAGAAAGTAAGTATGTTGATATAATGTTAAAAGAATTTCGTTCTAAAAAAAATCATATGGCAGTAGTAATAGATGAATTTGGAGTTATTTCTGGATTGGTTACCATAGAAGATATACTCGAGCTTATTGTAGGAGAAATTGAAGACGAATATGATAATAAAGAAAATTGTAATATTCGTAAATTACATAAATATACATTTTCAATAAATGCATTAACAGAAATAAAAGAATTTAATGATACTTTTAAGACAAACTTTCAAAATCAAGAAGTAGATACTATCGGTGGATTAGTCATGAAAGAATTTGGTCATTTACCCAGTCATGGCGATACTATTAATATCAATGGGTATATTTTTAAAATATCTGTAGTAGATAGTCGAAAAGTTATTCAATTAAACGTTACTATTCCAGAAAATAGTGACGATATAATGCTTAAAAAATAA
- the ygfZ gene encoding tRNA-modifying protein YgfZ, which translates to MSLSSFSSNTVYPSYQLPATLMLLEDWSLVLVEGKDSKKYLQDQLTVDVYSLKQTHYVLSAHCNFNGKVWSVMYLFHYNNYYAYIERSSVVENQIKQLRKYSIFSRVIIKKNNDVCLLGLAGYDARLILLTIFEKIPDQTTPIIQNKKAIILWFQNPSERFLLILSIQNVCWLKERMGKKIFLNDSKQWLSLDIESQIPIIDDASSAKFIPQSINLEFLQAINFQKGCYYGQEIIARIHFRNLNKRFLCILKGKKHIIPSIGSLIEMKIEKTWYKIGVLLSFVHLKKSTIWIQVVLDKPVHNNNIFRINQFEKIFFKKY; encoded by the coding sequence ATGTCATTATCAAGTTTTTCATCGAATACTGTTTATCCTTCATATCAGTTACCAGCAACTTTAATGCTACTAGAGGATTGGTCTTTAGTTCTAGTTGAAGGTAAAGATAGTAAAAAATATTTACAAGATCAGTTAACAGTCGATGTGTATTCATTAAAACAAACACATTATGTTTTATCTGCTCATTGCAATTTTAACGGAAAGGTATGGAGTGTAATGTATTTATTTCATTATAATAATTATTATGCTTATATTGAACGTTCAAGTGTTGTAGAAAATCAAATAAAACAATTAAGGAAATATTCAATATTTTCTCGAGTCATAATTAAAAAAAATAATGATGTGTGTTTGTTAGGATTAGCTGGATATGATGCCAGACTTATATTATTAACTATATTTGAAAAAATACCAGATCAAACCACTCCAATTATACAGAATAAAAAAGCAATAATTCTTTGGTTTCAAAATCCATCTGAGCGATTTTTATTAATCTTATCGATACAAAATGTCTGTTGGTTAAAAGAGAGAATGGGTAAAAAAATTTTTTTAAATGATAGCAAACAATGGTTATCTTTGGATATAGAATCACAAATACCGATTATAGATGATGCTTCATCTGCAAAATTTATACCACAATCTATTAATTTAGAATTTCTTCAAGCTATTAATTTTCAGAAAGGATGTTATTATGGGCAAGAAATAATAGCTCGAATACATTTTAGGAATCTCAATAAACGTTTTTTATGTATTTTAAAAGGTAAAAAACATATTATTCCTTCAATTGGTTCTTTAATTGAAATGAAAATTGAAAAAACATGGTATAAAATTGGTGTTCTTTTGTCTTTTGTACACCTTAAAAAATCTACAATATGGATACAGGTAGTTTTAGATAAACCAGTACATAATAATAATATATTTAGAATTAATCAATTTGAAAAAATTTTTTTTAAAAAATATTAA
- the ybeY gene encoding rRNA maturation RNase YbeY: protein MSNLNFTYRQCNFPTNILSFQYNQVIKKNHILLGDLILCKNVIEQEAIKYKKNIYSRWAHMIIHGTLHLLGYDHKEKNEKLQMESIENKIMLYFNYPLPYVLNNN, encoded by the coding sequence ATGTCGAATTTAAACTTTACGTATAGACAGTGTAATTTTCCCACAAATATTTTATCCTTTCAATATAATCAGGTAATAAAAAAAAACCATATATTACTAGGCGATTTAATTCTATGCAAAAATGTTATAGAACAAGAAGCAATAAAATATAAAAAAAATATATATTCTCGTTGGGCACATATGATTATACATGGAACATTACATTTATTAGGATATGATCATAAAGAAAAAAATGAAAAATTACAAATGGAAAGTATAGAAAATAAAATTATGTTATATTTTAATTATCCACTGCCCTATGTATTAAACAATAATTAA
- the miaB gene encoding tRNA (N6-isopentenyl adenosine(37)-C2)-methylthiotransferase MiaB, with the protein MKKIYIKTWGCQMNEYDSIMITNLLEKKNGYKTTNIPEKADVLILNTCSIREKAQEKVFHQLGRWKKLKNKNTSIIIAVGGCVASQEGEEIFKRANYVDIIFGPQTLHRLPKMLGQVEKNNLSIMDISFPLLEKFKNTSHYEKIGYTAFISIMEGCNKYCSFCVVPYTRGREVSRPCDDILFEISELADKGVREINLLGQNVNAYQGLTFDGKICYFSELLRLVAEIDGIDRIRFTTSNPLEFTDDIINVYRDTPKLVSFLHLPVQSGSDKILQLMKRSYTTDQYQKIIEKLIHVRPNIQISSDFIVGFPGESEKDFQKTLDFINKINFDMSFSFIYSHRPGTPASEMIDNTPIEEKKKRLYILQDNINQKTMIWSKKMLGSIQNVLVEGISKKNIMELSGRTENNRIVTFKGSPKMIGKFVPLKIKQTHTHLLKGEII; encoded by the coding sequence ATGAAAAAAATATATATTAAAACTTGGGGTTGTCAAATGAATGAATATGATTCAATCATGATAACCAATCTATTAGAAAAAAAAAATGGTTATAAAACTACTAACATTCCAGAAAAAGCTGACGTTTTAATATTAAATACTTGCTCTATTAGAGAAAAAGCACAAGAAAAAGTATTTCATCAATTAGGTAGATGGAAAAAATTAAAAAATAAAAATACTTCTATTATTATAGCAGTAGGAGGCTGCGTAGCCTCTCAGGAGGGTGAAGAAATATTTAAAAGAGCTAATTATGTAGATATAATATTTGGTCCTCAAACATTACATCGATTACCTAAAATGCTTGGTCAAGTTGAAAAAAATAATCTTTCAATTATGGATATTAGCTTTCCTCTATTAGAAAAGTTTAAAAATACATCGCATTATGAAAAAATAGGATATACAGCCTTTATATCTATTATGGAAGGTTGTAATAAGTATTGTTCATTTTGTGTTGTTCCATATACGAGGGGAAGAGAAGTTAGTCGACCATGTGACGATATCTTATTTGAAATATCAGAATTAGCAGATAAAGGAGTTCGTGAAATTAATTTATTAGGACAAAATGTTAATGCATATCAAGGATTAACATTTGATGGAAAAATTTGTTATTTTTCAGAATTATTAAGATTAGTTGCTGAGATTGACGGTATTGATAGAATTCGATTTACTACAAGTAATCCTCTTGAATTTACCGATGATATTATTAACGTCTATAGAGATACACCTAAATTAGTTAGTTTTCTTCATCTACCAGTACAAAGTGGTTCTGATAAAATCCTTCAACTCATGAAGCGATCATATACTACAGATCAGTATCAAAAAATTATTGAAAAACTAATACATGTTCGACCTAATATTCAAATTAGTTCCGATTTTATTGTTGGATTTCCTGGAGAATCTGAAAAAGATTTTCAAAAAACTCTAGATTTCATTAATAAAATTAATTTTGATATGAGTTTTAGTTTTATATATTCTCATCGACCAGGAACGCCGGCATCTGAAATGATTGATAATACTCCCATAGAAGAGAAAAAAAAACGTTTATATATTTTACAAGATAATATTAACCAAAAAACTATGATTTGGAGTAAAAAAATGTTAGGGAGTATACAAAACGTACTCGTAGAAGGAATATCTAAAAAAAACATAATGGAACTATCTGGAAGAACAGAAAACAATAGGATTGTTACTTTTAAAGGATCTCCTAAGATGATTGGAAAATTTGTTCCATTAAAAATTAAACAGACTCATACACACTTATTAAAAGGCGAAATCATTTAA